In Amycolatopsis jiangsuensis, the following proteins share a genomic window:
- a CDS encoding 4-hydroxybenzoate 3-monooxygenase, with product MRTQVAIIGAGPAGLLLSQLLDAAGVESVIVETRSREYVEARIRAGILEQSTVDLLRSCGLGERLDTEGDVHRGIHLQWPRERHHLDFSELIGRTVTVYGQTEVTKDLGRARAAAGQEIVYEVSGTAVHDPETERPSVTYTGPDGRPGRIEADVVVGCDGSFGPARAAVPDPQTWERVYPYSWLGILADVAPSTDELIYAWHPDGFALHSMRSATVSRLYLQVPNGTDVATWSDDRIWTALATRLGHGQDGWTLNPGPITEKSVLPMRSFVQQPMRHGRLFLAGDAAHIVPPTGAKGLNLAVADVALLAPALASLLRDKDPAPAEAYSDTALRRVWRCTHFSWWMTTMLHTSEDPFDAQLQLSQLRWLATSEAGATGLAENYAGLPIGF from the coding sequence GTGCGCACACAGGTCGCCATCATCGGCGCGGGCCCGGCCGGTCTGCTGCTGTCCCAGCTGCTCGACGCGGCCGGGGTCGAGTCGGTGATCGTGGAGACGCGGTCGCGGGAGTACGTGGAGGCGCGGATCCGGGCCGGGATCCTCGAGCAGTCCACTGTGGACCTCCTGCGCTCGTGCGGGCTGGGGGAGCGGCTGGACACCGAGGGCGACGTGCACCGCGGGATCCACCTGCAGTGGCCGCGGGAGCGCCACCATCTCGACTTCTCCGAGCTGATCGGCCGCACGGTGACCGTGTACGGCCAGACCGAGGTCACCAAGGACCTCGGCCGCGCACGGGCGGCGGCGGGACAGGAGATCGTGTACGAGGTCAGTGGCACCGCCGTGCACGATCCGGAGACCGAACGGCCGTCGGTGACCTACACCGGCCCGGACGGACGCCCTGGCCGGATCGAGGCGGACGTCGTGGTGGGCTGCGACGGTTCGTTCGGTCCCGCCCGCGCGGCCGTGCCGGATCCACAGACCTGGGAACGCGTCTACCCGTACTCGTGGCTGGGCATCCTCGCCGACGTCGCACCCTCCACCGACGAGTTGATCTATGCCTGGCATCCGGACGGTTTCGCCCTGCACTCCATGCGTTCGGCGACGGTCTCGCGGCTGTACCTGCAGGTGCCCAACGGCACCGACGTCGCCACCTGGTCCGACGACCGCATCTGGACCGCGCTCGCCACCCGCCTCGGGCACGGCCAGGACGGATGGACGCTGAATCCGGGCCCGATCACGGAGAAGTCCGTGCTGCCGATGCGCAGCTTCGTGCAGCAGCCGATGCGACACGGCCGGCTCTTCCTCGCCGGAGACGCCGCGCACATCGTGCCGCCGACCGGCGCCAAGGGGCTGAACCTGGCGGTCGCCGACGTGGCCCTGCTGGCCCCGGCCCTCGCAAGCCTGCTGCGGGACAAGGACCCCGCACCCGCCGAGGCCTACTCCGACACCGCGTTGCGGCGCGTCTGGCGGTGCACGCACTTCTCCTGGTGGATGACCACGATGCTGCACACTTCCGAGGATCCCTTCGACGCGCAGCTGCAGCTGTCGCAGTTGCGCTGGCTCGCCACGAGCGAAGCCGGGGCGACCGGTCTCGCGGAGAACTACGCGGGCCTGCCGATCGGGTTCTGA
- a CDS encoding discoidin domain-containing protein, which translates to MPDLPRRRFLQSHAVLLAGVGVPLALPEVAEAGTATDLARYRPVSASSTAYAPTPAWFAVDGLAEPGVRGSGWRAAGGDPQWLAVDLQAPCTVTSVALVFEATAKDPVFTPAQGINPFLDTTGWEVLSSCPVAFSLDVSTDGRRWRTVHEATGSPGGRVEVTLDEPVPARWVRLTAKQQATANPLGVNGFEVHGHTAHPRPHATGWTDWDHHRVPAPALSTADDGTVPLESGWALTMDSRLPDADGKQLARAGADTSGWLPATVPGTVHTSLVEQGKLPEPTTGFGNMRAPEALSRHSWWYRCEFTLPRGFDTGRRIWLEFDGIDHHAQVWVDGTEAGSLTHPVARAAFDVSAALRGRGRHAVAVRIDPMPHPGNPGDKGPDGVSTLNSNAEQKDLPGYISISGWDWMPAVRDRGAGIWNHVRFRSTGDVVLGEPRVDTKLPGLPDISVAEVTVVVPVRNVSSTTRTVTVSAEVAGARATGRVALAAGASEDVVLKPMRVRNPKLWWPNGYGEAKLHSLTTTVTAGGQVSDRRTVRVGLRQFGYASSQPVVVDPATDHSAPQTVQFDRTTARYLRIQGGKRATGYGISLWSLSVMDGSGPDLAQGKAATASSEDNANDAAANAVDGRDDTRWSSGYSDDQWIQIDLGSAASFDRVALTWEAAYALTFTVQVSDDGATWRGVKQVSNAGTQLQISVNGVRVLCKGGNWGFDELLRRVLPHRMDDAVALHRDMNFTMIRNWVGASNREEFFAACDENGILVWNDFWAGDAIFPPDTKVFLGIAEDTVVRYRHHPCIAVWCATNESDPPADMDTGLRELLAGKQPELWYQGNSAGGVVTGHGPYSWIDPARYFDGDTYSIGSYGFHSEIGLPTVPVAESMRRLAGDQPAWPIGPVWFHHDWCARGGQNPDTYRTAIEDRFGTATSLDDFCAKAQLVNYESMRAIFEAYNAALWNDASGVLLWMSHPAHHSTVWQTYDYDLDTNGSFHGARKGCEPVHVQARLSDWQVHAVNQTAQSLEGATVHAELFDLKGHSLGTPTTKPVSVPASSVSEAFVVPFTAGLPALHLLRLRLTAPDGTELSRNVYWRYRSPADARELTRIPAEVTVHAGPVRRDGDRGTAVVTVRNTGRVVTAGARLSARRPRTDERILPFYCSENYLWLLPGETATVTVSWPTRTLRSGRPRFVVEGLNVPRRTS; encoded by the coding sequence GTGCCCGATCTGCCCCGTCGCAGGTTTCTGCAGTCCCACGCCGTGCTGCTCGCCGGGGTCGGTGTTCCCTTGGCACTGCCGGAGGTGGCCGAAGCCGGGACCGCGACCGACCTCGCCCGCTACCGCCCGGTGTCGGCGTCCTCCACCGCCTACGCCCCGACCCCGGCCTGGTTCGCCGTGGACGGGCTGGCCGAGCCGGGAGTCCGCGGGTCCGGCTGGCGTGCCGCCGGGGGCGACCCGCAGTGGCTCGCGGTGGACCTGCAGGCGCCGTGCACGGTCACCTCGGTGGCGCTGGTGTTCGAGGCGACCGCGAAGGACCCGGTCTTCACACCGGCGCAGGGAATCAACCCCTTCCTCGACACCACCGGCTGGGAAGTCCTGTCCAGCTGCCCGGTGGCGTTCAGCCTCGACGTCTCCACCGACGGCCGCAGGTGGCGCACCGTGCACGAGGCCACCGGCAGCCCGGGCGGCCGGGTCGAAGTCACCCTGGACGAACCCGTCCCGGCACGGTGGGTGCGGCTCACCGCGAAGCAGCAGGCCACCGCCAACCCGTTGGGAGTCAACGGGTTCGAAGTCCACGGACACACTGCGCATCCGCGTCCGCACGCCACCGGCTGGACCGACTGGGACCACCACCGTGTCCCGGCTCCCGCACTGTCCACAGCGGACGACGGGACCGTCCCGCTGGAATCCGGCTGGGCGCTCACCATGGACTCACGGCTGCCCGATGCCGACGGGAAACAGCTCGCTCGCGCTGGTGCCGACACGTCCGGCTGGCTTCCCGCGACGGTGCCCGGCACCGTGCACACCTCGTTGGTGGAACAGGGAAAACTGCCCGAACCGACGACCGGGTTCGGCAACATGCGCGCGCCGGAGGCACTGTCCCGGCACAGCTGGTGGTACCGCTGTGAATTCACCCTGCCCCGGGGCTTCGACACCGGCCGCCGGATCTGGCTGGAGTTCGACGGGATCGACCACCACGCGCAGGTGTGGGTCGACGGCACCGAAGCCGGCTCGCTCACCCATCCGGTGGCCCGGGCCGCGTTCGACGTCTCGGCGGCGCTGCGTGGGCGCGGCCGGCACGCGGTGGCGGTGCGGATCGACCCGATGCCGCATCCGGGCAACCCCGGGGACAAGGGCCCCGACGGGGTGTCCACCCTCAACTCGAACGCCGAGCAGAAGGATCTGCCCGGGTACATCTCGATCAGCGGCTGGGACTGGATGCCCGCCGTCCGCGACCGCGGTGCCGGAATCTGGAACCACGTGCGGTTCCGTTCCACCGGCGACGTCGTGCTGGGCGAACCCCGGGTGGACACGAAGCTGCCGGGCCTGCCGGACATCTCCGTCGCCGAAGTGACGGTGGTCGTGCCGGTGCGAAACGTCTCCTCGACGACCCGCACGGTGACGGTGTCCGCCGAGGTGGCCGGGGCTCGAGCCACCGGCCGGGTGGCGCTGGCCGCGGGCGCGTCGGAGGACGTGGTGCTGAAGCCGATGCGGGTGCGGAACCCGAAGCTGTGGTGGCCCAACGGATACGGCGAGGCGAAGCTGCACTCGCTGACCACCACGGTCACCGCCGGCGGTCAGGTCAGCGACCGCCGCACGGTGCGGGTCGGGCTGCGGCAGTTCGGGTACGCCTCGTCGCAACCGGTCGTGGTGGATCCGGCGACCGACCACTCCGCGCCGCAGACCGTCCAGTTCGACCGGACGACCGCGCGGTACCTGCGAATCCAGGGTGGGAAACGGGCCACCGGTTACGGGATCTCACTGTGGTCACTGTCCGTCATGGACGGTTCCGGCCCTGACCTGGCTCAGGGGAAGGCGGCAACGGCGTCCTCGGAGGACAATGCGAACGACGCTGCCGCGAACGCGGTGGACGGCCGCGACGACACGCGCTGGTCCTCGGGATACTCAGACGACCAGTGGATCCAGATCGACCTCGGCTCCGCCGCGTCATTCGACCGGGTGGCGCTCACGTGGGAAGCCGCGTACGCGCTGACTTTCACCGTGCAGGTCTCCGACGACGGCGCTACCTGGCGCGGCGTCAAGCAGGTCAGCAACGCCGGCACCCAGCTGCAGATCAGCGTCAACGGCGTGCGGGTGCTGTGCAAGGGCGGAAACTGGGGTTTCGACGAACTGCTGCGGCGGGTGCTCCCGCACCGGATGGACGACGCCGTCGCGCTGCACCGGGACATGAACTTCACGATGATCCGCAACTGGGTCGGCGCCAGCAACCGCGAGGAGTTCTTCGCCGCCTGCGACGAGAACGGCATCCTGGTGTGGAACGACTTCTGGGCAGGCGACGCGATCTTCCCACCGGATACGAAGGTGTTCCTCGGCATCGCCGAGGACACCGTGGTGCGCTACCGGCACCATCCGTGCATCGCGGTGTGGTGCGCCACCAACGAAAGCGACCCGCCAGCCGACATGGACACCGGGCTGCGGGAGCTGCTGGCGGGGAAGCAGCCCGAGCTGTGGTATCAGGGCAACTCGGCGGGCGGAGTCGTCACCGGGCACGGACCGTACTCGTGGATCGACCCCGCGCGCTACTTCGACGGCGACACCTATTCAATCGGCAGCTACGGCTTCCACAGCGAGATCGGCCTGCCGACCGTGCCGGTCGCGGAAAGCATGCGCCGGCTCGCGGGTGATCAGCCGGCCTGGCCGATCGGTCCGGTGTGGTTCCACCACGACTGGTGCGCCCGCGGCGGCCAGAATCCGGACACCTACCGCACCGCGATCGAGGACCGCTTCGGTACGGCCACGTCACTGGACGACTTCTGCGCGAAAGCGCAGCTGGTCAACTACGAAAGCATGCGGGCGATCTTCGAGGCCTACAACGCCGCACTGTGGAACGACGCATCCGGCGTACTGCTGTGGATGTCGCACCCCGCCCACCACAGCACCGTGTGGCAGACCTACGACTACGACCTCGACACCAACGGCAGCTTCCACGGCGCGCGCAAGGGCTGTGAGCCGGTCCACGTCCAGGCAAGGCTGTCCGACTGGCAAGTGCATGCGGTCAACCAGACCGCGCAGTCGCTGGAAGGCGCCACAGTGCACGCCGAACTGTTCGACCTGAAGGGACACTCTCTCGGCACTCCGACAACGAAGCCGGTGTCTGTGCCCGCGTCGTCGGTCTCGGAAGCTTTCGTCGTCCCGTTCACCGCCGGGTTACCCGCTCTGCACCTGCTGCGGCTGCGGCTCACCGCCCCGGACGGCACCGAGCTTTCCCGCAATGTCTACTGGCGTTACCGCAGCCCGGCGGACGCACGGGAGCTGACCAGGATTCCGGCCGAGGTCACCGTGCATGCGGGCCCGGTACGTCGCGACGGGGACCGCGGCACCGCTGTGGTGACGGTGCGCAACACCGGCCGCGTGGTCACCGCGGGCGCCCGCCTTTCGGCACGTCGTCCACGGACCGACGAGCGAATCCTTCCGTTCTACTGCAGCGAAAACTACCTGTGGCTGCTCCCCGGCGAGACGGCGACGGTGACCGTGTCGTGGCCCACGCGCACGCTCCGCTCCGGCCGGCCGAGGTTCGTGGTGGAAGGACTGAACGTGCCGCGCCGCACCAGCTGA
- a CDS encoding DUF5005 domain-containing protein, with product MFRRTMALCAAVTASFAVAGPAAAADRPLRIVGATADTALTQRWQDFGRRSGVGWAAADGTYSTRLPSGLDVWLFNDTFFGPVRPDDSLAESSPFTHNSAVLSTPDAKHLLTTIAPGPRAHPRSLVGPTPVSPGEPNDYWYWNGDGIVDGGKLRVIEFEQQPTDDPPPFNFAWTGTKLATLDPYTFRLEKLTDVPAAGGVQWGTELMRDGGWTWIYGVEGDGPTKYLHLARAPIGRLDGPWQFRTDQGWSADPASSARLLGNVGSSFGVTPVGGEYLLTTFDSGLTDTIHAYHAHTPDGPFTGGETVYTAPEAGNGRYTYNVAAHPEISRPGELVISYNTNSEQLSDLYADIDRNRPRFVDLKLAR from the coding sequence ATGTTCCGCCGCACCATGGCGCTGTGCGCCGCTGTCACCGCTTCATTCGCTGTCGCCGGGCCCGCCGCGGCCGCCGACCGGCCACTGCGGATCGTCGGGGCCACCGCGGACACCGCGCTCACCCAGCGCTGGCAGGACTTCGGCCGACGCTCCGGCGTCGGCTGGGCCGCCGCGGACGGCACCTACTCCACCCGGCTGCCCTCCGGGCTGGACGTGTGGCTGTTCAACGACACGTTCTTCGGCCCGGTGCGCCCGGACGACAGCTTGGCCGAGTCGTCGCCGTTCACGCACAACTCGGCCGTACTGTCCACTCCGGACGCGAAGCACCTGCTCACCACGATCGCGCCCGGGCCGCGGGCGCATCCGCGGTCGCTGGTCGGGCCGACGCCGGTAAGCCCCGGTGAACCGAACGACTACTGGTACTGGAACGGCGACGGCATCGTCGACGGCGGGAAACTCCGGGTCATCGAGTTCGAGCAGCAGCCGACCGACGACCCGCCCCCGTTCAACTTCGCCTGGACCGGGACGAAGCTCGCGACGCTGGACCCGTACACCTTCCGGCTGGAGAAGCTCACCGACGTCCCCGCGGCCGGCGGCGTCCAGTGGGGCACCGAGCTGATGCGCGACGGCGGGTGGACCTGGATCTACGGGGTGGAAGGCGACGGGCCGACGAAGTACCTGCACCTGGCCCGCGCCCCGATCGGCAGGCTGGACGGGCCGTGGCAGTTCCGCACCGACCAGGGCTGGTCGGCCGACCCGGCGTCCTCGGCGCGGCTGCTCGGAAACGTCGGCAGCTCGTTCGGCGTGACCCCGGTCGGCGGCGAATACCTGCTGACCACGTTCGATTCGGGCCTGACCGACACCATCCACGCCTATCACGCACACACCCCGGACGGTCCGTTCACCGGCGGCGAGACGGTCTACACCGCGCCGGAGGCGGGGAACGGCCGCTACACCTACAACGTCGCCGCGCATCCCGAGATCAGCCGGCCCGGGGAGCTCGTCATTTCCTACAACACCAACAGCGAGCAGCTGTCCGACCTCTACGCCGACATCGACCGCAACCGGCCCCGGTTCGTCGACCTGAAGCTCGCCCGCTGA
- a CDS encoding GH92 family glycosyl hydrolase, with product MAVLPRRLIPFAAVAVIAAAAVVATPAAAAPGSFRTSFEAADPAPDWENTPEPGAHGVLPGATLPGELTPAVLGGTGTEPAGHGPETAADHDPATSWQVPAAGGSLTAGLAAAKRVTTYALTSATDSPARDPRTWSLQGSADGTHWRTVDERRDQDLTQRGQTRLFAVAHPGEYRHYRLTVRANHGDAALQLAEFALGTGSDDRPGLTAEVGDGPASGPTVKPHLGFNGTHSLHYEGWQTGARGAATDRLYDVSVPVRRGTRLSYVVFPEFTGNDTAYPSTYLALDLLFTDGSKLSDLPVTDQNGVRLTAGEQGAAKILHTGQWNQVTADLGAAAAGKTVRRVLLSWTGPGAPAHFSGWVDDIAIADGPAGTCAAPHPTECAVTTRGTNSSGDYSRGATIPATALPHGFNFWTPVTDASSTDTLYEYLRDNTPAGRPALQAFSTSHEPSPWVGDHQTFQVMPSTSDTPESADRAKRAMTFGHDHESARPDRYAVTFDNGLRTEMTPTEHAAVFRFRFPEGGSSLIFDNVDGRSDVTVDRETGVVTGYSDVSGFWGAPRMFVYATFDRPVTGSGELTGGGGPAAYAGFQLGAGRTLTMRIATSFLSVDQAKHNLDLEVGGRGFDQVRAEAQRVWDEQLGVITVDGATEDQLTSLYSSLYRLNLYPNELAENTGSAQRPDYRYASPYSPNAGENTPTTTGSAVKSGRPYANEGFWDTYRSAWSLNSLLYPALTGQMIDGFVQQYRDGGWLGQWTAPGYLGFSGTSSDAAIADAYLRGVTNFDVASAYEAAVKNAMVPSSGLTGRPDVQHTTFLGYTPSETGSGTSASLEDWIADYGIAQMSLKLYRTAKPDDPRRGEYLTNYHYFLDRSSGYEKLFEPKTGFFQPKTATGAWAHAPGTYDPLEWNSSDYTEGNGWTYAFSVPQDGNGLASLHGGRAGLARKLDRFFATPETAQYGGGFGGPYHEMFEGRDDRFGQWAFNDQPAMHVPYLYDYVGQPGKTAGLVRSMLARSFTGSGIGQGYPGDEDNGSMSAFYVMNALGFYPLQVGSPTFAVGSPLFDRATLHLSHGRTLTITAHGNSARNVYVQGMRVNGRPTGHTWVNHDDLAGGGRIDFLMGPRPSAWGTGAHDAPPSVSGPAGPDPQQDFAGPDTTTAAAVADNTSATVADLPASGSVSYHFPAAHHVEQYTLTSGTDAAADPSSWTLLGSGDGRHWTVLDRRQAQSFAWRNETRVYTPAKSGTYRYYRLDLAAASGAAKTSVAEVELLGHR from the coding sequence GTGGCCGTTCTCCCCCGCCGCCTGATCCCGTTCGCCGCGGTCGCGGTGATCGCCGCCGCGGCAGTGGTGGCGACGCCCGCCGCGGCGGCACCGGGCTCGTTCCGGACGTCCTTCGAAGCGGCTGATCCGGCACCGGACTGGGAAAACACTCCGGAACCGGGGGCGCACGGAGTCCTGCCCGGCGCCACGCTACCGGGCGAGCTGACCCCGGCCGTGCTCGGCGGGACCGGCACCGAACCCGCCGGCCACGGACCGGAAACTGCGGCCGACCACGATCCCGCCACCAGCTGGCAGGTCCCCGCCGCCGGCGGCTCGCTCACCGCCGGGCTCGCGGCCGCGAAGCGGGTCACCACCTACGCACTGACCTCGGCCACCGACAGCCCTGCTCGTGACCCACGCACCTGGTCCCTGCAGGGCTCGGCCGACGGGACGCACTGGCGGACCGTCGACGAGCGTCGCGACCAGGACCTCACCCAGCGCGGGCAGACCCGGTTGTTCGCCGTCGCGCATCCGGGCGAGTACCGGCACTACCGGCTCACCGTCCGCGCGAACCACGGCGACGCCGCCCTCCAACTCGCGGAGTTCGCGCTGGGCACGGGTTCCGACGACCGGCCCGGCCTGACCGCGGAGGTCGGTGACGGCCCCGCGTCCGGCCCGACCGTCAAGCCGCACCTGGGGTTCAACGGCACTCATTCCCTGCACTACGAGGGCTGGCAGACCGGTGCCCGCGGCGCGGCCACCGACCGGCTCTACGACGTGTCCGTCCCCGTGCGCCGCGGCACCCGGCTGTCCTATGTGGTCTTTCCCGAGTTCACCGGGAACGACACCGCCTACCCGAGCACCTACCTCGCGCTGGATCTGCTCTTCACCGACGGTTCGAAGCTGAGCGACCTGCCGGTGACCGACCAGAACGGCGTGCGGCTCACCGCCGGCGAGCAAGGCGCGGCGAAGATCCTCCACACCGGACAGTGGAACCAGGTCACCGCCGACCTCGGCGCGGCCGCGGCCGGGAAGACCGTCCGCCGCGTCCTGCTCAGCTGGACCGGGCCCGGCGCGCCCGCGCACTTCTCCGGATGGGTCGACGACATCGCGATCGCCGACGGCCCTGCCGGAACGTGTGCCGCGCCGCATCCGACCGAATGCGCGGTGACCACCCGCGGCACCAACTCCTCCGGCGACTACTCACGCGGCGCCACCATCCCGGCCACCGCGCTGCCGCACGGGTTCAACTTCTGGACGCCGGTCACCGACGCGTCGTCCACCGACACGCTGTATGAGTACCTGCGGGACAACACTCCGGCCGGACGGCCCGCCCTCCAGGCGTTCTCGACCAGCCACGAGCCGAGCCCCTGGGTCGGCGACCATCAGACGTTCCAGGTGATGCCGTCCACTTCGGACACGCCAGAGTCGGCGGACCGGGCGAAGCGGGCGATGACGTTCGGCCACGACCACGAGTCCGCACGCCCGGACCGGTACGCGGTCACCTTCGACAACGGCCTGCGCACCGAGATGACGCCCACCGAGCACGCCGCGGTGTTCCGGTTCCGCTTCCCCGAAGGCGGCTCCAGCCTGATCTTCGACAACGTCGACGGCCGCTCGGACGTGACGGTCGACCGCGAAACCGGCGTTGTCACCGGGTACTCGGACGTCAGCGGGTTCTGGGGCGCGCCACGGATGTTCGTCTACGCGACGTTCGACCGCCCGGTGACCGGCTCCGGTGAGCTGACCGGCGGTGGCGGCCCGGCGGCGTACGCGGGTTTCCAGCTCGGCGCCGGGCGCACCCTGACCATGCGCATCGCCACTTCGTTCCTCAGCGTGGACCAGGCGAAGCACAATCTGGATCTGGAGGTCGGCGGCCGCGGTTTCGACCAGGTCCGCGCCGAGGCGCAGCGGGTGTGGGACGAGCAGCTGGGCGTGATCACCGTGGACGGCGCGACCGAGGACCAGCTCACCTCGCTCTACTCCAGCCTGTACCGGCTCAACCTGTACCCCAACGAACTCGCCGAGAACACCGGCAGCGCACAGCGTCCGGACTACCGCTACGCCAGCCCCTACTCCCCGAATGCCGGGGAGAACACCCCGACCACCACCGGCTCCGCGGTCAAGAGCGGCCGGCCGTATGCCAACGAAGGATTCTGGGACACCTACCGCAGCGCGTGGTCACTGAACTCCCTGCTCTACCCCGCCCTGACGGGGCAGATGATCGACGGGTTCGTGCAGCAGTACCGCGACGGCGGCTGGCTCGGGCAGTGGACCGCGCCCGGATACCTCGGCTTCAGCGGCACCAGCTCGGACGCCGCGATCGCCGACGCCTACCTGCGCGGAGTCACGAACTTCGACGTCGCCTCCGCCTACGAGGCCGCGGTGAAGAACGCGATGGTGCCCTCGTCCGGGCTGACCGGGCGGCCCGACGTCCAGCACACCACGTTCCTCGGCTACACGCCGTCGGAAACCGGCTCGGGCACGTCGGCCTCGCTGGAGGACTGGATCGCCGACTACGGCATCGCGCAGATGTCGCTGAAGCTCTACCGCACGGCGAAACCGGACGACCCGAGACGCGGCGAGTACCTGACCAACTACCACTACTTCCTCGACCGCTCCTCGGGGTACGAGAAGCTGTTCGAACCGAAGACCGGCTTCTTCCAGCCGAAGACCGCCACCGGTGCCTGGGCACACGCTCCCGGGACCTACGACCCGCTGGAGTGGAATTCCTCCGACTACACCGAGGGAAACGGCTGGACCTACGCCTTCTCCGTGCCCCAGGACGGCAACGGGCTGGCCTCCCTCCACGGTGGCCGCGCCGGGCTGGCCCGCAAGCTGGACCGGTTCTTCGCCACACCGGAGACCGCGCAGTACGGCGGCGGCTTCGGCGGGCCCTACCACGAGATGTTCGAGGGCCGCGACGACCGGTTCGGCCAGTGGGCGTTCAACGACCAGCCCGCGATGCACGTGCCCTATCTCTACGACTACGTGGGGCAGCCGGGGAAGACCGCCGGGCTCGTGCGGTCGATGCTGGCGCGGTCGTTCACCGGCAGCGGGATCGGCCAGGGCTATCCTGGTGACGAGGACAACGGGTCCATGTCGGCGTTCTACGTGATGAACGCGCTGGGCTTCTACCCGTTGCAGGTCGGGTCGCCGACGTTCGCGGTCGGTTCCCCGCTGTTCGACCGCGCGACGCTCCACCTGTCCCACGGCCGCACCCTCACCATCACCGCGCACGGCAACTCCGCGCGCAACGTCTACGTGCAGGGCATGCGCGTCAACGGCCGGCCCACCGGGCACACCTGGGTGAACCACGACGACCTCGCCGGCGGCGGACGGATCGACTTCCTGATGGGGCCACGGCCTTCGGCCTGGGGCACCGGAGCCCACGACGCGCCGCCTTCGGTCTCCGGGCCGGCGGGCCCCGATCCGCAGCAGGACTTCGCCGGCCCGGACACGACGACGGCCGCCGCGGTCGCGGACAACACCTCCGCCACGGTCGCCGACCTGCCCGCGAGCGGCAGCGTCAGCTATCACTTCCCGGCCGCGCACCACGTCGAGCAGTACACACTCACTTCCGGTACCGACGCCGCCGCGGACCCGTCTTCGTGGACCCTGCTCGGTTCCGGCGACGGACGGCACTGGACCGTGCTCGACCGTCGGCAAGCGCAGAGTTTCGCGTGGCGCAACGAAACCCGCGTGTACACGCCCGCCAAGTCCGGCACCTACCGGTACTACCGCCTCGATCTCGCCGCCGCGTCGGGCGCGGCGAAAACCTCCGTCGCCGAAGTCGAACTGCTCGGGCACCGCTGA
- a CDS encoding LacI family DNA-binding transcriptional regulator: MARGSDENPPVTGRRGPAPTGRPTMRDVASAASVSVKTVSRVVHNYPFISDDVRGRVQAEIRRLGFRPNGHAVGLRRADRAAGGIGVLTADVADPFYAGMLSAIEQVSTARSFTTLVASSGEDPARERALLSTFVERRLDGLIVVSADRAHDHLRPDLDVGTRIVFADRPPRRLPVDYVLAAHAEGARQAVAHLLAQGHTSIAHVGHSPAVHTARERLRGFRAALTDAGLTPRAVRTDATDAEAAYRATAELLSLDDAPTALFTDNPPLVAGVARAIAESRAPRTALVAFDDSELARVLGVTVVAQDPRELGKRAAELLFARLDGARSRPRRVVLPTTLVPRGSGEGHGVALRSTRR, from the coding sequence CGGCCTCGGTGAGCGTCAAGACCGTTTCGCGCGTGGTGCACAACTACCCGTTCATCAGCGACGACGTGCGCGGGCGGGTCCAGGCGGAGATCCGGCGGCTCGGCTTCCGGCCCAACGGCCACGCCGTCGGGCTGCGGCGGGCCGACCGGGCCGCGGGCGGGATCGGCGTGCTCACCGCGGACGTGGCCGACCCGTTCTACGCGGGCATGCTCAGCGCCATCGAACAGGTCAGCACCGCCCGCTCGTTCACCACGCTCGTCGCCAGTTCCGGGGAGGACCCCGCCCGCGAACGCGCCCTGCTGTCCACGTTCGTCGAACGCCGGCTCGACGGGCTGATCGTGGTGTCGGCCGACCGGGCGCACGACCACCTTCGCCCGGATCTCGACGTCGGCACGCGGATCGTGTTCGCCGACCGGCCGCCGCGGCGGCTGCCGGTGGACTATGTGCTGGCCGCGCACGCCGAGGGCGCCCGGCAGGCCGTGGCGCATCTGCTGGCGCAGGGGCACACCTCGATCGCCCACGTCGGCCACTCCCCCGCGGTCCACACGGCACGCGAACGGCTGCGTGGTTTCCGCGCCGCACTGACCGACGCGGGTCTGACCCCGCGTGCGGTCCGCACCGACGCCACCGACGCGGAGGCGGCGTACCGGGCGACCGCGGAGCTGCTGTCCCTCGATGACGCACCGACCGCGCTGTTCACCGACAATCCGCCGCTCGTCGCCGGGGTGGCGCGGGCGATCGCGGAGTCGCGTGCACCGCGAACCGCGCTGGTCGCGTTCGACGACTCGGAACTCGCCCGGGTGCTCGGCGTGACCGTGGTCGCGCAGGATCCGCGCGAACTCGGGAAAAGGGCGGCGGAACTGCTGTTCGCCCGGCTCGACGGAGCCCGTTCCCGGCCGCGCCGGGTGGTGTTGCCGACCACCCTCGTGCCCCGTGGCTCCGGCGAAGGCCACGGCGTCGCCCTCCGCTCCACCCGCCGCTGA